tatttaatattttaatatttgccgtATCCCCCCGCACCCGTATCCCCATATTTTGGAATTTGACGAATTCCCGTATCCACGTACTGCGCACCCGCACTCCCGCACCCGCACTCAAGCTTCCTAGTGGTCAAGATACAGAAGCAATACAAGCATAATACCTTAAACACTACATGAGATTTGCTTGTATCTTTAATCCCAATCGCACCCCGGAATGGTTTGCAAGGTTCGCCAAAAATCACACAAAATAGTTTAAACACTACTACCATATTTAACAGCACTTCATAGAAGAAAACATAAGCTGAAAATTAAATTACAGGGCAATAATTTTGTTCTCCATTACAGCTATATGTAACATTTACAAAACATTTAACCCAAGGGTGTTGCAAAACTTATCAAATTAAGAGGGCAACACAACTATATGATGATATGATCAAAAGGGGTTATGCTCCTATCGAGTCATTTACAATCCATTCATTAAATATTACAGTGTAGCTAGTGTAGTTAATGAGATCGATAAAGCTATTGGATGTTGCTGAAGATGCAAGACCAAAATCATGGTTTGTCAGCTACAAATTCTTATACTCCAGTCGTACATGCGCAGGAAGAGTAAAGGAGTCACCTATACCAATGCCACCAGGACGTGAGACCGAAGTCGCCAAGACCGCCTTCAATTGGTgcaatgtgtgtgtgtatatatacgaTCAGACATCAGACGATCAGAGCTTTGATGCGGAGAGGCAAATTTAAAGAAGAGACAACAAAAAAGAGgcacaaatataacaaaattgtcattcatcttttcattagCCCTATATATTTCTCAGCTTTTTCAATCTTGAAAACAATCAAAACCCTAAACCAGTCATTTCAATCCCTTCTACCTGAATCACCAACACATTAGTAAAAAATGATGGAGTTACATACTGAAACAAAGCAAATATTATGTATGTTTAGGAAGATTTCAAATGTATGAAAAAATAATGCAGATggtctaattaaaaaaaaatagctaCTTAAATTCATACCTTGTCGAATATGTGATATTCAGCTTTGAATTTAGTGCAAGCAAACTCTACGATTTCTTCATTAGTTCTCGGCTCCTGTGATTCAAACTGGTTGCAAGGAAATGCAAGAATCTCTAAACATGGATTACCGGAACATGTTCAGAGTTGAGTTTAATTGTGATGCCCTAAAACTTCTCCATGTCAATTACAAACCAGATAGAAACAGAGGCAAGTAAATAACCTTGATCCTTGTATTTTTCATACACCTTTGCCAGCTCTGCGTAGGTTGAATTGGTTAAGCCACTGCAACAAATAACAAAAGGATCATCACATTAACTCTTTTTGGTATATACAGAACAACGTGTTGATGTCGCGCTTTACAAAAAGTTGCCATTTGATAAATCGATCAAAAGTGAAATCATGCCTCAAGAACAACTCCTAAGCAAATCAAATGAGCCACAAAGACTACTGACCAGAAGACGGGAAAGCGCCGCATCACCCTCCTGAGACCCTGctttatatagatagatagatatagTTCGACCTGTAATGTAGTGGCAACAGAAGCAGAATCATCAGATCAAGAAACTAAAGATGGGTTTCAAGAATTATTCACAATGGTGCGAAATCTAACAATTAAACAGATGCTTTCGGCCTTTATAAATCCCCAATGAATGAAGAGGAATCACGCGTAACTCCTCAGTTCTCAAATCAAAATAACACAAAATCACATTTTATAATCACATTTGCTAAAAATACAATCACAAACCTCGGAACCAAGAACATGAGAAGTTGCAAAAACTCTAAACattataaaaactaattttaaggAACCACGCCACACAGTAGCACCCAGTAGTTCCAAGAACACAAAAAAGACGCACAATCCAGAGACACCAAGaaacttaaaaatcaaaaacacccATCAAAGAATCAACAAATTAATAAACCACCAACtcaaaaaattgatcaaaaccACAAATTTAACCCCTATacagtaaaaactctataaattaataatgtcgggaccggggaaatttattaatttagagagttattaatttatcgattaaattaataattattaatttaaagagtttttaatcGATTATACTGTaaataccaaacaaaaaaacatatcttatatatataaattaatataccaAACAAAAAGGCAAATTAGTCTATGCCTCTTAGAATTACAGCGAACTTTGGGACTCAATATAAATGAGTAACTACCGTGTTCATATGTATTGGAAATCAGTAACGACTTTTAAAGTACTGTACAACAAATGTAAACAGGAGGAATAAATGTGTTCAATATATTCTTAAACAATTTTGGgatatataaattacatgaatATGTTAGAGTATTCAAACCATATCTCACAGGATGGCCCGAAAtctaaaaagaaaaggaaaacagacaactattgaatcatatttcaatagagtgtaatacatttttttcagtttctatgaaatattaatttatgatttttttgggaccgaaaattataaagggatctcctaaaaaattattatcttattattttatcgagtttttcaattttttacattggcccaagtcgggattggacaaatttattattttggagagtttattaatttaccgagtatTAACTTAAAGAGTTTCCACTgtaaatcaatatatacaacatatagACACATATAAGCAATGAAAAAGGAGAGAGCTTGAGAATCACCTCTGCAATATGGTACGATGAACCAAAAACTGCAAACTCGTACCCTAAACAACCAATCCTCCACGCTACCATTGATATCAGAAAGATAAGAGCAATCCATAGCTGGTCCAGAAATAAACAACATGTGCAAAAAGATTGTCCAGGGGCTTCAGTTACGAACCAGGTAACTGAAGTGCCTGTCTAAATCCCAGACAGAACAAACCTGAAGGCAAGCGGAGGGGCAGAAAGGGTTGATCATAAATATTCACAGCAGCATCTATTAATTGAATTCACCTGAATATAAAAGAAATAGGGAAGAACGCATAGAGCAGAGATTTTGGTTTAAGAGTGTAAGAAGCGCCACGTAGGCCGCCCGAGATTTTCCTTTATACAGGTATATAGATTGAAAGGTGGTCATCATCCCATTAGCATACTACTTTCGATTTATTATTGTTGTCTTTATAATATTAACTAGTATTAGTGTCTGTGCAAGACACGGGCCTCATATAAAACTCGTATAGTTTTTAATGTACACAAGTATAAGTATGCTAAATAGAAGAAGTTTTGTACGGGAGTGAATATATACAATGCAAAAGTATCACCCAAGCAAGAAGATGTATTATCGAGCTATATTAAagagttattttttatttatcctCTATTTTTCATCTTTGAACTTATTTATTGAAgtttatacatttaattttctAGAATAAAATGATTTGTACAAatgtaatgttgtgtttggttggggtgaatgattccggaaggaatggaatgaaaaataaactatattatgagcaattgttaacaaatttcattctacactccattccattccttacattatgtgctagagatcataccttcaattttgacatggaatgctccattctctcctacccccaatttcttctcaaatttcatcatagcaattttgcactcacttaaatttatttcaaaacttcTCTCCAATCTCTATTAGTTCCAActatttttactcattccattccattctacccaaccaaacacaacataaaggTTTTGTGTTACTCGTAAAAAAggacaattttttttaccaATAAGTTAGAACAATGTTCTCGAGAGTGTGTAGGGcatgaataaaatgaatataaatatattttcaaacacAGAAGTTTTGGTGGCTTCATTTTCGAGGTAAAagttactactccctccgtccctttttatctgtccattttggaaaaaaaacacataccaaggaataattgattgtatgaactttttcattaaatacctctaattaatatcttgaaaatggtggaatacccctactttatgtcttgaaaacatgaattcaaccaagttttaaataagtcaagtcttgaaaattgaaattatggagatatatttgaaaaactatcattaaattggttttgaaagtataaatggacagataaatagggacaaatttttacttccaaagtggacagataaatagggacggagggagtattatggaTAAATGGTCGTGTGACTCCATGGTCTGTCGTTCATCATTAAGTATCACATTCaaattagtttcaaaaaaaagtacCACATTCAAATAAATCTATGTTTAAGAGATTTGTACTTTTTTGTCCTTATATAGGTGGAAGATTGcgagtttttaatttttttgcgtCAGAATATTTTGGAGATGTGAAATAATTCATTGAAAGTATgatgtattaaatatatatttacgttCATTGTTCCAAAATAAACCTTGACCTTATTGCCGAGAAATGACgggaaaattataatttcatgtgTCATATCTGAGAATTCCATAATCTCCAATATTAAGGATAATTATTTTTTGGTACCAATTTGAGTTATCATAATACAATAAATATTGTTTAGTATAATAGAAATTTTTGGAATCTAGAAGCAGAGATAGACCTGTCATAAGGCTCagcaaaaatattacatttaatgGAGGTGAAGGAGGTTGAAACTGGGACTCTCTGAATGATGTAGCTGTCAAATATACCATTTTTAACAGAAGTATCAAGAAAGGATCACTATACAATATAATATGATAGTGTTATTAAGGAACAAATTTCTAACATGGATTAGCCAAAATCAACACAAGATCGATATCAGGATTCCAGGTAGCGACGTCTAGTGTTAAGCATCCTCCAAAGATTCTCCAACAAGATATATTGGCCTATTTGGCGATTCTCCAATCTAACTGTTCTTTCAACCAGTTTCACCAATTCTGAGCTATAAGAGATAGAAGAAGCAAAGTGGTAGCTGAGGTATTGACCTACTGACATGGTACCATTATCATAGAAAGGTCCTTAACTGACTATAAGAACCCTACTCATTAACGTCACACAATGAGGACAAAAAAATGAATATGTTGTGCTTATGTAATACAGAGATGAAAGGGACCTGGAAATGGTGTCCAGTCATCAATAAGAATATGCAAGCACCATATATCAAAATTCCTTTGAAGGgaaaaaaagaaataagaatAATTGTTAGCATTTGGCAATACTCAATAacattattaaattattgagAAATGGTaatttacataatttaaatagCCTCCACAGATCTTGAACCCTAGACTCACTAAAGCTCAAATCCCCGACTTGTACTGAGCAGACTTGAGAGTGCTAATGAACCTACTGCCCAAGCCTTTGATATTGCAAATAAAGTCTAATTCCAAATCCATCAAGACCTGCAATTTTTATAAGAAACTCTTTATTAATAATGTATGCATGCAAAAAAACGCACAAACAAATGTCATCCTTGTGATAAGTGACCAGTTTTTCTCAGATTGAGAGTTTCATAGACTCGTAATACAATAAGGATAAGCTTGAAATAGGAAACCTGTTAAAAAGAGCAAAAGAGGAGAGTTTTCTCGTGTGGAAGAGCACTCCGACTGGGAAAACCAATGTGGTGGACCACCGTCAGATGTTGTGCGCAAATGCTGGAGGGTTCTAAGTAGTCCTTGAAGCTCCAACACTACATTTCCTCAATTTTATCACCTGTTTTTTTAGAAATGGAATTACTCGTGTTTCTTGCACTAATATCTGCAGTAGCTGAAATAAATAGCTTCTGTTATCTCTTTCAATGTTATTGCAACTTCTGATATCCTCTGCacttttttctcaaatattGTACTGTTTAATATGATCACATGGCAAAATGAAAACTTGAACATGTACCCATCTTGTCTTGGATAAGTCTTTGTATTTTTCTACTGAATGAAGTTACTTGGAGGGTATTGAAGCAATGTGAGCACATTAATGTGACTGTGTACCTAATGCCTGGCAGGAAAACAATCATACTAAAAGATGTTACACGTACTAAGTCATGTATCTTGATTTAATATTTCGTTTTGTCACCAATTTTAATCAATCTAAGTTTGAGGGAAAGAACCACTTAAGCTGTGCTCCCTTAAAAAACGAAGCCATATAAGAAAGTTTAAATAAGTGAAGACTTTGGCAACATTAGTGCAGAGATATCAAAACTTTAAAAAGAGCTTGCAGTAAACTGTGGAGCTCTGGAGTCAATGTTCCCAATTAGAATACATCACCTTCAGGTATGCCTAAAGTAAAGATCAACCACAACTCATACAAACCAAAGTAATCTGGCGTAAATACGTTTTGAATTAAACtggaatttcaaattaatgaacTTATCTGTTAACTCGGCTAATTAAAGATCTTAAGAAACACAGATTCCTCGAATGTATGAAACAAAGTTTGGCAGGATTAATCATATTGCCAGTAATAAACCTGTATAAATTCATACATTTATGCTACAACTTGCAATGATCTTTATTCTATTTAAGAGAATAATAAAACTCTCCGTGGAAAATTCATTAACGCCTAAATAGTGTTAGCATAGTATGCcaaataattagataaaaagGAAAACACATTTTTAAGGATATTACTTCTCAGTATTAGTCTGATATATGCAAATCTATACTTTTTTTAGGGCGGGGGGCTGCTTGCTTAATCACAAGcaacaataattaaaattatcatattttgtaatttaaagTTTTAACATTCGGACATCAGGTACTTCAGTTTATTAAGAAAAAGCAAACATAGATTGTTCAGACTTTATCAAAATGAAACCACAACAACAATAGTGAAAAACTGCACCTGCATACACCACCAGTGTTAAGTTGCCCAACCTCGCGACCACTTGCAATAATAATTCTCCTCCTGGTTTATTTTCATAACagataaaaaattacaaataaagcCACCGTATGATATAATGATCTACTTAATCacacaaattattatataatcataCAAACTGAGATTATGTCTGCTGACTCTTCTTCATTGGTTTCAAGTCTATGATATGCAGATAGATATGTAAAAAGTTACGTTACACAACTGTAAAGTCCTAAACTTAATTCTCTCAATAGGATAGCATCATAAAAGAATCTAGAACTCCCAAATTTCCATCCTAAGCTACGGAAAATCAGTGCTGAAAGTAACATATATTGCATACTTTTAATATCTCAGTTGCTGCAGGACTTAGGCAAGGAACAAACCAACCAAATAAACTATAGCTATCAAAAgatgtataaatttttaaataaatcaataaaatatctCATATCAACTGAATGCATATGACATATACTGCTCACCACTCAAGCACATTTATGTAAACCCCGAGTCACTCACGACACAATGCTATACAATAAGCATAGTGGCACTATCAGACACAATCATAGTGACCCTATCAAATGGGTTCACCCTACATGTTCGATGAATTGTGCAAGTGAATTGGATCTTCTTTACATCGATTCAATTTGGAATGTTTGTGAAATGTTTCACTGTATCGTAAGAATCCTCCTCCCTTAAATCAAATGGTGATTTTATGCAGAAACACTTCACTTCACACAAATATAGTATCCCaaataaaagtcatttttcatGTAAAAATAGAGATGCCAATTTCTACAGAAACAACAAATTGCAAAAGGGGGTCAATTCTAGTCTCACCACGTATCCAAATACTTGCAATACAAATCTTCCAAACAAGAGAAGAAGATTTCCACTCTTCACCCTACACAACAGAGTAGACACACATTAATAAAACCCCATCAAATACAACCATTACAAATCGCAATAcccacacatatacatacaaacaaattaaaatgaattaccCATATAGAAATAAAGCTAAATTGATCACAACACATACCTCAATTTGAGCTTCAGATTGAGGTATAATAGTGATTAATCGCCATTAAGAAATGGTCTACGAATCATATTTTGAAGAGTGAATGGTACAGGGAAAGGCTGATTTCCACATCCACAGTATCCTTTTACAAGAATAgagaataacatatataaatacaagaaAGAACACAATCAACGGCACATAACATAAACCAAACTGATCCAGACACTCGATCAACACGACATACCTGACCCTCCATAAACAGTCTTATATTCATGGACCCAGTGTTTGATAGGGTTTATGGCGTCAGGGAGTTGAGGGGCAGACGCACTGAGTCGCAGAACTCTTCTCCAATGTAGCATAGATTTCTGAAATTGAGAAAAGGGGGATGGGGGGGCTCCTTCAAATTACTGACCACCCTGAATCaattctttacaaaactaaccaccttttttttcacttcacaaaactaaccaccctaattCACAAAAACCAGGGGCGAACACCacacaaattatttttgcagCAGGCCCTGGGAGGGGCGAACAACAAACATTTTTCCTTATATGTTCGCCCCCCCCACGGGCGAACATAGAAGGGAAAATGTTTGTGGGTTTGCTCAAAAATTCTTCACTTTTCAGTtcgtttatttaatttataaaaaattcaaaaaaaggggaaattgtgatatattatttatattattatattttataatattatattatataatgatataatattacaaaattattttatattaaaatataatattttaatatttaagttcatatttaagctcataaaagataaataatattattattgttttatttttgttaatccGAAAACGTCATGTAATATCTTGTCCCGAATGCATTTGATCAAACACAGCACTTTTATTCATAGAAGATATTAAAACAACGATAACACGACTtaaattgaaaagcagaaaacaaTCACGACGAAACTACAGACCACTTAATCGTCCTCGGACGACATTACACTATCAGAATAATAATCCGGAGCGGTGACCAATGCAAGGTATTGTTGTTCCTTAAACCGGTCCCCTTCTTCCCGAAACATCCTAGCATCATCGTATAGACTCTGACGATGCAGTCGCAGATTCATGCGATTCTCCTCTTCTCTCGCTCTGAAGAGGGCGGCCTCCAGCTGTTGCGGCGTTTCTCGAGGCATAGTACGAGCCCTTTGTTTAGGAATCGGAATCCCAGCTAGTGCACAATGTTCCATGCACACTTCATGCCTACGCACACGCCACTCCCACTCATTCAACATGGTGGTAATCGACTGAGGGGAGTATCGtaaattagggtttaaagaGTACGTAAAGTCATCATCACACCACCATTTTCTACCCATGGCAACAAACAGATCACCTGGTGTGTAACTCATGATTTATGATGAACTATATCTTGTGTGAGGTCTATGGTTGTGTGTGCATTGTGCATATTGTATGtgaacctatttataggcaTAGCATAACATTGCAACGAaataatgctgatattcacatgatcaacagttgtatcccataatgctgatattcacatgatcaacagtagtaTCTCATAATGCAGAGGTTCACATGATGAACAGTATGTCATAAAGTAAAGGTTCTGCAGAAAGTAAGGCTGCATTAGAATTAAAGCCAAAGGACTTGTAAAATCCTAAATTATTATCAGATCCGGAAAGATTTTTAGCCACTTGTAATGCATTATTTTGAAGGGGAATAACTGCATCCTTCAATAACATATCAAACTGCAAGGACTTGTCATATCAAACTTTAATTATGAGTTGTCTACTCACCCCTTTAAATTGCAGCTACTGTTCTACTGCATTACAAGTTTGACTCAAAAAGATACAAGAAATGCAGAGACttgtcatttcaaatattttaattattttaatcaaatgtaattttattaaaactttatgtaatgcttgtgtttcctttaattttatgtaatgcttgtgttcttttaattttatgtaatgcttgtgttTCCTTTAAATTACACATGCCtcagtttatgtaatgcttggattaacaataataaaaaataagcactaaaatatgtggttttttcggtaatatgaataattttgtttaggttaatataaatagatattgctCATATCATTCTGATTTGCAAAAATTATTACTGCAAATAAAAGTACATTTGATAAGTTCGAGGTCTTTAATATTCTCAATCCTGAATTATGTCGACATAATAGTCGGAATCataatcttcatcatcatcttcagcaTCAGCGGCCACCGAGGTATGCTTTTCATTGCAATCATAAAGAAAATTTGGCACATCTCCCCATACTTCCCAAAATTTAGCTTCTTCACGTGCATCAAGTTTCTTCTGCAGTGCATCACATTCTTTCGTAATTCCAGCCATGTATCGATTGTAGCGAGCATCAGAAAATGGGATACCCAACCGACGAAGTCTGTCAAAATAAAGTTGTTGAACTTCAGGATAACGTTCCGACTCGTCTAATACCTCCTGATATGTCGGCACCCAATCTTTGCCCTTTCTGATTCTCCTAGTAGTAAACTTGCGGAAAGAGTTGTTGAATTTCATCTGGGCCAGCTCTCGAGCGTGCTCTTCGGCCTGGCGACGTTTCTCCTGTAAGATCTCCTCTTTAAGGCTCATTGGAGCCCCCCCTGGATGCTGATTCGTCGCCATCCGTCCCATTGGTGGGCGACGCTTTTGTTGTACGACCGGTTGTTGGTTGTTCTGGTTGCTGCGCATTCCTCCCAACAATAGCTCCGGTTGTCTTCTCTCTTGTTTTTTAGGCGTTTTTCATAGCCGGGGGTCATTGGTGCCTTGCCCTTATCCATTCTGGGGTGATTGAAGTGATTAAAAGAAGAAGTGTTGCAATGACAAACAATAAAATGAGTGAAGTGTATGTGTTGAATGTATGGGGGAGAACATATTTATAGGACAGCTCCACAttgaattattgttgtaatattatgtatattcaaAAGTAGTTGCAGTTAtgacataattcaaaatttgtattatggCAACTCCCTGCACTGCTCTTCTTGCATGTTTAAAATTTCGAAATGACAAGTCTCTGCTGCATTTTTGTCTAGGgtatcttaaaattttcttcagCTTTCTTTTGCAGGTACTTTATACAAAGCATGCATATTACTGTAGAGTTGCAGTGTGTTGTCAAGCTATCATGTCATGCTTATTACTGTACACATGTGAACCATGTCTTTTTGCAGAACCTCTTGTATCTTTTTCAGTCAAACTTGTAATGCATGCACAGAAGAACAGTAACTGCAATTTAAAGGGGCGAGTAGACTACTCATATTTAAAGTTTGATATGACAAGTCCTTGCAGTTTGATATGTTATTGAAGGATTCATTGATTCCCCTTGAAAATAATGCATTACTAGTGAACTGCAGCTTTTCTTTTTGCAGAACCTTTAATTTATGAcctactgttgatcatgtgaacctCTGCATTATCAGATACGACTAttctcattagaaaaatttgtatcaaaaatattactctatcgttagtggaaattttgaaaatattatatattgagtttcacacattttttatgaatggtattacatccaaatgaaagattccgagtcctactatttttgctaatatttttagatttttaaaattttatcaactatttatttttaattttttgattgttttatttgatttaaataaaaataaataggagaagtttttattccgtttatttATCCCGTTTATTTATTGCTTTAACACCATAAGCAATAAGTTTATGTAAATGCTTCTGTTTCGTACAAGTGCTTGAAACCCCTTTTATCAAAGGAGCAATTATAACTCCTCCTGCTCATGCACAGTATACGTATAATCACCTCCTATGCATTATTACACTTGTGAAGCACCAATTATTCAACTAGCTAGCCTACTATTCATGCACAGTATGTTTCTCTTTATATGTTGAAGCTCTCCATGCATATTGAATCACATCTAAACACAGCAAACCCAGTTTCAAACTCTTCAAAAATTAGAGAAgcacacaaacacccaaaaacACACAACCACAAAAATGGCAAGCTACGTAAACGTGAACATCTTCTGGGGCGGTGAAATCGTGAAGCAAGATAACGATGTTATCTATACGGCTGATCCAAAAGAGATGAGGTTTATCAAATTCGGCACTACATTGGAAGAGTTACACGATATTGTGTATGAGGTTATGAACATAAGTAGGCATCACTGGAATTTGAAACTCAGTTTCAAATATCCTAGACTTGGTGTCGGTAACCTCGTAACAGGATATTTTGTAAAGTCCATTAGGTCGGACGACGATGTGAGGAGGATGCTAAGCATCCCCGGACGATTTTTGTATGGGATGGGAGACGTATGGATGTTTGTTGAAGCTGAGAGTGTTGCTCAGCAAAGCCAACCCTAT
This genomic window from Daucus carota subsp. sativus chromosome 7, DH1 v3.0, whole genome shotgun sequence contains:
- the LOC108193810 gene encoding uncharacterized protein LOC108193810 isoform X2 codes for the protein MNIRLFMEGQGEEWKSSSLVWKICIASIWIRGGELLLQVVARLGNLTLVVYAGIRYTVTLMCSHCFNTLQVTSFSRKIQRLIQDKMGDKIEEM
- the LOC135147912 gene encoding probable phospholipid hydroperoxide glutathione peroxidase 6, mitochondrial, translating into MVAWRIGCLGYEFAVFGSSYHIAEFLGVSGLCVFFVFLELLGATVWRGSLKLVFIMFRVFATSHVLGSEVELYLSIYIKQGLRRVMRRFPVFCGLTNSTYAELAKVYEKYKDQEILAFPCNQFESQEPRTNEEIVEFACTKFKAEYHIFDKVEGIEMTGLGF
- the LOC108193810 gene encoding uncharacterized protein LOC108193810 isoform X1, which encodes MNIRLFMEGQGEEWKSSSLVWKICIASIWIRGGELLLQVVARLGNLTLVVYAGIRYTVTLMCSHCFNTLQVTSFSRKIQRLIQDKMATADISARNTSNSISKKTGDKIEEM